The window AAATGCATCTTTTCATGACAACATGCCACTTGTGAAGAAGCAAAAATCAAAATGAGATGTTGAGGGGTCTCAGAGCTGATCTGTGGGATAATCTGGATCCCTCCTCCTCATGAACTGCATCTTGCAATTGAAACTTTATTTACCTTTCAAACCATAGCTTTATACTCTGCATAAATGTTCTGTGAGGGTATATTTGGTTCTCTCTCAAATATAAGAGGACACCAAAGAGCTCTTTTTGTAGCTCAGCACCTTTCATACCCCTGCTGAAGTCAAAAAACGACTGCAGGACGTGCAAGGTTGGGACCACATCTTTAGCCAACATCTCACTGTACAGTTCAAAGGCCAGTTTCATCTCTTGGTGACGGCTGGCTGCTTTGATACAAGCTTCATAGCACGTCCGTGAGGGAATCATAATCTTTTTTACTTCTTCCAAAACAGTCAAGGCCATTCTCCACTGATCTGAATTGCTCAAGCCCCTGATTAGAAGGCTGTAAGCCCCACTTTCTAACATCTTGAACCTGGCTCTCATGATGTCGTACACATCACAGATTTCTGccacctgtccctgctgcacgcAGAGGGTCAGGTACTTGACCAGCATGTTGTAGGCAATGTCACCGTTGCGCTTTGCCAGGTGCGTCAGCAAGGACTTGGCCACATCAATGGGGCTGTTGCACCTGATCATACTGTTCAGCATCACCTCTTCAAATATTTCAGGGGATTGGAAATCTTCCCTTAGTTTGTTCCACTCCTCATCCTGCAAAGGTTTTTCTGGAGGTTGTACGTTGCTAAACCGATGCCTTGACACAACAGGACTCATTGACCATTTCTTTGCAGCTCCAACAGAGGAAGGAAAGCGGAATTTCTCTTCAGGTATTTCTTTGGTTTCCTCATCccatccttttccttctttgcaaTCAATTTCAGACCTTTTCTTGGCAGGTAAGGCATCAGTTTCTTTGGGGTCCACTGGTAAAGCAGTGCTGGAAGATGTCACAGaactgaaagagttaatttttTCCCTATTAGGGATGCTGAAAGAGGCAGCAAACAGTTGTCGGCATCTTGAGATGGGCCAGAACATGTGACATTTCCACAGCAAAGCCTGAAAACCCTGACTCGTTTGAGAAAAGAGTGCCATCACAAGATCAAACTGTCTCACTATTAGCTCACTGTATCTGATGAAgttataaaattaaaaatacagtttgCATGGGGATGGTCATCAATAAAAGCCCAAGGGCTGTCAAGCTGTATACGCTTCTGTTTCCAAAAGTTTGTTCTGTGAGTCCTTTTTGTCTCTTATGGACACAAACAATGGTGAAATCTTTTCTCATTAAAGTCAGTCTCTTAGACTATGAGGGCAATCATCCAAAATGAGGGCATCTTTCTTTCTAGAGAAGATGTTTCACATATTCCTGTTTGTTGGTTACAGCAGGGATGTGTACCGTCAATGTTGTACGCAGAAAGGCAATGTTGACGCAGCTACACAAAAAGCACGGGGTTTTTCTTTCTGCCTTTGTCCAAGTTAAGTCAGGAGAtttcctaaaaataaaaataacatcaCGACATCGTGACCTGCTCCATGGTTTTCTGTGATACTTCCATCTGGACGCTAGCAAACATGAAACTCGGGATAGCTCAGGTGATGATTTCAGGTGAGAAATCCCAGCCCTGATCCTTCAGGCAGCCCCAGGAGGGGGTTCCTACATTGCTTCCCTCACATTTTCCACCTGGTGACAAACTTCCATTTAACTTGttttcccaatcccaaatccttgGTAACGCAGCTGCCAAAGAGGCAGAGCAACACCGCGGGCAGTAACTACACTGAAATCCCAGGGACACGCTAGATTATACAGGTAAATACCGGGAGGTCCGCAGGCTGATCCGCCTTGCGGGGAGACTCCGCAGGTTCCCCGTCCCTCACTCGGTGCCCCACAGGATCCCCCGTCCCTCACTCGGTGCCCCGCGGGCCGGGTCCGGCCGTAGGGCAGACCCCCCGGCTTTCGGGACAGCCTTTCCCGCTCGCCCCTCTCTCCCTCATCCCGTCTCTCGCTCATGCCCCGCGAGGGTCCCACCTGACGCAGCGCGCGGCGGCCATGCGCGGCAGGCGCGTGCCCCACGGCAGGGCGGGCCAGCTTCCCATTGGCCCG is drawn from Melospiza melodia melodia isolate bMelMel2 chromosome 6, bMelMel2.pri, whole genome shotgun sequence and contains these coding sequences:
- the PRORP gene encoding mitochondrial ribonuclease P catalytic subunit isoform X2, whose amino-acid sequence is MALFSQTSQGFQALLWKCHMFWPISRCRQLFAASFSIPNREKINSFSSVTSSSTALPVDPKETDALPAKKRSEIDCKEGKGWDEETKEIPEEKFRFPSSVGAAKKWSMSPVVSRHRFSNVQPPEKPLQDEEWNKLREDFQSPEIFEEVMLNSMIRCNSPIDVAKSLLTHLAKRNGDIAYNMLVKYLTLCVQQGQVAEICDVYDIMRARFKMLESGAYSLLIRGLSNSDQWRMALTVLEEVKKIMIPSRTCYEACIKAASRHQEMKLAFELYSEMLAKDVVPTLHVLQSFFDFSRGMKGAELQKELFGVLLYLRENQIYPHRTFMQSIKLWFESLPGGNWRGRLTKIKDSGQCPVCNHQLEDSNLTEEEYSHLSERIMKDVIHGADTFRKTSPQELEAFQTFVENRLPFDIVIDGLNVSHIKSRKMQCENLFDAINCLAKENARLLVLGRKHMLTNSSNWKREIMKEMQSKADFFFAENMHSLPCE
- the PRORP gene encoding mitochondrial ribonuclease P catalytic subunit isoform X1, whose translation is MALFSQTSQGFQALLWKCHMFWPISRCRQLFAASFSIPNREKINSFSSVTSSSTALPVDPKETDALPAKKRSEIDCKEGKGWDEETKEIPEEKFRFPSSVGAAKKWSMSPVVSRHRFSNVQPPEKPLQDEEWNKLREDFQSPEIFEEVMLNSMIRCNSPIDVAKSLLTHLAKRNGDIAYNMLVKYLTLCVQQGQVAEICDVYDIMRARFKMLESGAYSLLIRGLSNSDQWRMALTVLEEVKKIMIPSRTCYEACIKAASRHQEMKLAFELYSEMLAKDVVPTLHVLQSFFDFSRGMKGAELQKELFGVLLYLRENQIYPHRTFMQSIKLWFESLPGGNWRGRLTKIKDSGQCPVCNHQLEDSNLTEEEYSHLSERIMKDVIHGADTFRKTSPQELEAFQTFVENRLPFDIVIDGLNVSHIKSRKMQCENLFDAINCLAKENARLLVLGRKHMLTNSSNWKREIMKEMQSKADFFFAENISEDDPFLLYATLRSGKHCRFVSRDFLRDHKACLSDSVTRHLFRKWQRGHQIVFFPAAAGRSINFLPALRYDCVVQTTGDTWHIPYKDVFEEKYSYQIPRKWLCIHQK